From the Ostrinia nubilalis chromosome 8, ilOstNubi1.1, whole genome shotgun sequence genome, one window contains:
- the LOC135073732 gene encoding uncharacterized protein LOC135073732 — translation MKIIPKGIIEKCTRTVGDRSEIDEVMRAILITQRAVGNQILDPYWSWMKSLPHQLVLGAFMFYVLIGTWEFVGGTDDVKLIAEGSFTYIIAALIPSRYYFFLMARKDFQKLYIAFKTTVCKFITDDSEEKMEQLLKKTRSLVKFMLFSSNFPMAIYFLAAMWHYVQGEKRTISKTTSILMPMRSPYYEIGLFAHSFFMFEAGFLILVPDMWFVVIMLFFCSACDSAAKFLIVEERRNESKLQYATRLNDSLRNFYVAHVKLIDFLDVLNSVFKWLALLPLISVAAGICVILLLITQGVDWAFLSNILPVMGELFVYNWFGEQIINKAEKWSLALLNFDWINLSAKDKKCYYILVSYMQKKFRMKTAIGSEFSLLTMSTCVKGGYQAFTVLQSATHKRE, via the exons atgaaaataatcccCAAGggaattatcgaaaaatgcacTCGCACTGTCGGCGATAGGAGCGAAATTGACGAAGTAATGCGCGCTATTCTCATTACACAGCGAGCAGTCGGCAATCAAATTCTCGATCCGTACTGGAGCTGGATGAAGTCGTTGCCACACCAACTGGTACTCGGAGCTTTTATGTTCTACGTCTTAATAGGCACCTGGGAATTCGTCGGCGGCACAGACGATGTCAAACTCATCGCTGAAGGCTCATTCACGTACATCATAGCCGCTTTAATCCCGTCCAGATACTACTTCTTTCTTATGGCTCGGAAAGATTTTCAGAAGCTGTACATCGCATTCAAGACTACGGTGTGCAAATTCATCACCGACGACTCCGAAGAAAAGATGGAACAATTGTTAAAGAAGACGCGGTCACTAGTAAAGTTTATGTTGTTTTCGTCAAATTTTCCGATGGCGATATATTTCTTGGCAGCAATGTGGCACTATGTCCAAGGAGAAAAGAGGACAATTTCGAAGACAACTTCTATTTTGATGCCTATGAGATCACCGTACTACGAGATAGGGTTGTTCGCGCACAGTTTCTTTATGTTCGAGGCTGGGTTTCTTATCTTAGTCCCTGATATGTGGTTTGTAGTAATAATGCTCTTCTTCTGTTCTGCATGCGACAGTGCGGCAAAGTTTCTGATAGTAGAAGAAAGGAGAAATGAAAGCAAACTTCAGTATGCTACTCGCTTGAATGATAGTTTAAGGAATTTCTACGTAGCCCACGTAAAGTTGATCGA CTTCCTAGACGTTTTGAATTCAGTCTTCAAGTGGCTAGCACTACTGCCTCTCATTAGTGTAGCGGCGGGCATTTGCGTTATACTCCTGCTAATTACCCAG GGGGTGGACTGGGCATTCTTGTCCAACATACTGCCGGTCATGGGAGAACTTTTTGTTTATAACTGGTTTGGAGAGCAAATTATAAACAAG GCGGAAAAATGGAGCTTAGCTCTATTGAACTTCGATTGGATAAATCTGTCAGCAAAAGATAAGAAATGTTACTACATATTGGTAAGCTACATGCAGAAGAAGTTTCGTATGAAAACTGCGATCGGCAGTGAATTTTCTTTACTGACAATGAGTACA TGTGTCAAAGGCGGTTATCAAGCATTTACCGTATTGCAGTCAGCAACGCACAAGAGAGAGTAA